One region of Bradyrhizobium betae genomic DNA includes:
- a CDS encoding c-type cytochrome — MFAVVLQGPAKAETGDVETTWRLLDYIAVDYAGAVAHGHVSSPSEYAEQNEFAATVAEKLRGLPAKPEKGVILGEADRLKRAIADKAEPEQVAEIAHRLAAALLAAYPVPLAPAKAPDLARGSASFGQNCATCHGQAGDGHGPEAAKLDTPPIAFTAADRARQRSIFGLYQVITQGLDGTAMATFGGCRPMSAGHWPSTPDSLPFRRPTQQKANAFGSRTYRFTVFFPI; from the coding sequence GTGTTCGCTGTTGTGCTCCAGGGGCCGGCCAAGGCCGAAACTGGCGATGTCGAGACCACTTGGCGCCTCCTCGACTACATCGCAGTCGACTACGCGGGTGCGGTCGCGCACGGACATGTGTCGAGCCCCTCGGAATACGCCGAACAGAACGAGTTCGCCGCCACGGTCGCCGAAAAGCTGCGTGGGCTTCCGGCGAAGCCCGAGAAGGGGGTGATCCTGGGGGAGGCTGACAGGCTGAAGCGCGCGATCGCCGACAAGGCCGAGCCGGAACAGGTTGCGGAGATCGCGCACCGCTTGGCGGCCGCCCTCCTGGCGGCCTATCCCGTGCCGCTCGCGCCGGCGAAAGCTCCCGACCTCGCGCGCGGCTCCGCGTCCTTCGGCCAGAACTGTGCGACCTGCCACGGACAAGCGGGGGACGGCCACGGCCCGGAGGCGGCCAAGCTGGATACACCTCCCATCGCCTTCACGGCTGCCGATCGTGCTCGTCAGCGCAGCATCTTCGGGCTCTATCAGGTCATTACGCAGGGACTGGACGGAACGGCGATGGCAACCTTCGGGGGCTGCCGGCCGATGAGCGCTGGGCACTGGCCTTCTACGCCGGACAGTTTGCCTTTCCGGAGGCCGACGCAGCAGAAGGCGAACGCCTTTGGAAGCAGGACATATCGCTTCACCGTTTTCTTCCCGATCTGA
- the nirK gene encoding copper-containing nitrite reductase: MWDTATEALRRWSILLIGLVLIVGGLWLGQLFYSTESAGLQNEMASSEKPSGDTSHQMAHVTPPDQSTRKTTAEPQRAQASTPPARQQTPPSSSETAASPRAVEQKRADEPHDHMAQMASVPAPTPSGQAAPVAQSATSVAGAAPAAGAGDAAAGRLVFRKCQACHSLDAGKNMLGPSLAGVIGRKSGTEPGYNYSPAMKQADLVWDPQTLDRYLGDPAKVVPGNKMPFPGLKTDHDRADVIAYLATAAAAGQSAAGTPIAQAQPTPAGAPPPSRPQSATGADIGYVADARYTLRSGIAEGRMVYIGVGGAIEGKVNPVLTASEGQVVQLTLINGEGAEHDIVFPDQDTKSPRVTGKGASTTIAFRAGKSGDFTYYCSVPGHRLAGMEGQFIVTPRPSPQTVVEADISREPGDLSPPIGKRDPQTVRVDLLSVEVEGRLAEGTTFGYWTFNGKVPGPFIRVRVGDTVDIHLKNSADSAMIHSVDFHAATGPGGGAAALQVDPGGEKSMTWKALVPGLFVYHCATPMVAEHIANGMYGLILVEPEGGLPPVDHEFYVMQGEIYSDIAFGQHGSAEFSVDKLLNERPEYFVFNGSVGALTKLHPLEAKVGDTVRIFFGVGGPNYTSSFHVIGEIFDKVYNLGGITSPPLEGIQTVMVPAGGAVITEFKLDVPGNYTLVDHALARMERGLLGVLHVEGPKNPEIFNGEVMPGMGH, from the coding sequence ATGTGGGACACTGCCACCGAGGCGCTGCGCCGCTGGTCGATACTATTGATTGGCTTGGTGCTGATTGTCGGAGGGCTCTGGCTCGGCCAATTGTTCTACTCGACGGAGAGCGCCGGGCTGCAGAACGAGATGGCGTCCTCCGAGAAGCCATCTGGCGACACCAGTCACCAGATGGCGCACGTCACACCGCCTGATCAATCAACTCGAAAGACGACAGCCGAGCCACAGCGCGCGCAGGCGTCGACTCCACCGGCTCGCCAGCAGACGCCGCCTTCCTCGTCGGAGACGGCGGCGTCTCCGCGGGCCGTGGAACAAAAACGAGCTGACGAGCCGCATGACCACATGGCACAGATGGCGTCTGTGCCGGCTCCGACGCCGAGCGGCCAAGCTGCGCCAGTCGCCCAGTCAGCGACATCGGTGGCCGGAGCGGCACCTGCGGCAGGCGCCGGCGATGCTGCCGCCGGACGTCTGGTCTTCCGCAAATGCCAGGCCTGCCACTCGCTTGATGCTGGCAAGAACATGCTGGGGCCTTCGCTCGCAGGTGTGATCGGTCGCAAGTCGGGTACCGAGCCCGGCTACAATTATTCGCCTGCCATGAAGCAGGCGGACCTAGTCTGGGATCCCCAGACGCTCGACAGGTATCTCGGCGATCCCGCGAAGGTCGTGCCCGGTAACAAGATGCCGTTCCCGGGTTTGAAGACGGATCACGACCGGGCCGACGTCATCGCCTATCTGGCGACCGCGGCAGCCGCGGGCCAGAGCGCCGCGGGGACGCCCATCGCTCAGGCGCAGCCAACGCCGGCAGGCGCGCCGCCCCCCAGCCGGCCACAGAGCGCGACCGGCGCCGACATCGGCTACGTTGCCGATGCGAGATACACGCTGCGGTCTGGCATCGCCGAAGGACGTATGGTCTATATCGGAGTCGGCGGCGCGATCGAGGGCAAGGTCAACCCGGTGCTGACCGCTTCCGAGGGTCAGGTGGTCCAGCTCACGCTGATTAACGGCGAAGGCGCCGAGCACGACATCGTCTTTCCCGACCAGGACACCAAGTCCCCGCGCGTCACCGGCAAGGGCGCGAGTACCACCATAGCGTTCAGAGCCGGCAAGTCCGGGGACTTCACCTACTACTGCAGCGTCCCTGGACATCGACTGGCGGGCATGGAAGGCCAGTTCATCGTCACGCCGAGACCTTCCCCGCAGACAGTCGTCGAGGCCGACATCTCGCGCGAGCCCGGCGATCTGTCGCCTCCTATCGGCAAGCGCGACCCGCAGACCGTTCGCGTCGATCTCTTGAGCGTCGAGGTCGAGGGCAGGCTCGCCGAAGGCACCACGTTCGGATACTGGACTTTCAACGGCAAGGTGCCGGGCCCGTTCATTCGCGTCCGCGTCGGGGACACCGTCGACATCCACCTGAAAAATTCCGCAGACAGCGCCATGATCCATTCCGTCGACTTCCATGCGGCGACCGGTCCCGGCGGCGGCGCGGCCGCGCTGCAGGTCGATCCGGGCGGCGAGAAGTCAATGACGTGGAAGGCGCTGGTGCCGGGCCTCTTCGTCTATCACTGCGCGACGCCGATGGTCGCCGAGCATATCGCCAATGGTATGTACGGCCTCATTCTCGTCGAGCCCGAAGGCGGGCTTCCGCCCGTCGATCACGAGTTCTACGTCATGCAGGGCGAGATCTATTCCGACATTGCCTTTGGCCAGCACGGTAGCGCCGAGTTCAGCGTGGACAAGCTCCTCAACGAGCGCCCCGAATACTTCGTGTTCAACGGCTCCGTCGGCGCCCTCACCAAGCTGCATCCGCTCGAGGCCAAGGTCGGCGATACCGTGCGGATATTCTTTGGCGTCGGGGGCCCCAACTACACCTCGTCGTTTCATGTCATCGGCGAGATATTCGACAAGGTCTATAATTTGGGTGGCATCACGTCGCCTCCTCTCGAAGGCATCCAGACGGTTATGGTTCCGGCGGGCGGCGCTGTCATCACCGAATTCAAGCTGGACGTGCCCGGCAACTACACTCTCGTCGATCACGCCCTTGCCCGCATGGAGCGGGGCCTGCTCGGTGTGCTGCACGTAGAGGGCCCGAAGAACCCTGAAATATTCAACGGCGAGGTTATGCCTGGAATGGGACACTGA
- the rnk gene encoding nucleoside diphosphate kinase regulator encodes MTNTNRHRRQEAMPLPPIKVIEEEMRRLNALANLSVELFPRVSHFLAREMERATVVTDDMDMHGVVRMSSRVSYRDDRTGETREVMLVYPHEADIKLDRISVLTPVGAALIGLTVGQSIEFQTPGHQIRTLTVLDVSR; translated from the coding sequence ATGACCAATACCAACCGCCACCGCCGGCAGGAAGCAATGCCCCTGCCACCCATCAAGGTGATCGAGGAAGAAATGCGTCGTCTCAACGCGCTGGCCAATTTGAGCGTCGAGCTCTTTCCCCGTGTGTCTCATTTCCTCGCAAGGGAAATGGAGCGTGCGACCGTCGTCACCGACGACATGGACATGCATGGAGTCGTCAGGATGAGCTCACGCGTGAGCTATCGGGATGACAGGACGGGTGAGACCCGTGAGGTGATGCTCGTCTATCCTCACGAAGCGGACATCAAGCTGGACCGGATCTCGGTTCTGACGCCGGTCGGAGCTGCCCTCATCGGCTTGACTGTCGGGCAAAGCATCGAATTTCAGACTCCGGGTCATCAGATCCGGACGCTCACTGTGCTCGATGTGTCAAGATGA